A genome region from Bacteroides stercoris ATCC 43183 includes the following:
- a CDS encoding lysophospholipid acyltransferase family protein: protein MKILYNIYQICFALPVLLVLTVLTALVTIIGSLLGGAHFWGYYPGKIWSQLICYLLLIPVKINGREKLHKRTSYVFVPNHQGSFDIFLIYGFLGRNFKWMMKKSLRKIPFVGKACESAGHIFVDRSSPKKVLATMRQAEASLKDGVSLVVFPEGARTFTGHMGYFKRGAFQLADELQLAVVPVTIDGSFEILPRTGKWIHRHRMILTIHEPIAPKGQGVENIKATMAEAYTAVESSLPEKFKGMVKNEDQDR, encoded by the coding sequence ATGAAGATACTCTACAATATTTACCAGATTTGCTTTGCACTGCCTGTTTTATTGGTCCTGACTGTCCTTACCGCATTGGTCACAATTATCGGTTCGTTACTGGGGGGCGCTCATTTCTGGGGATATTATCCGGGTAAAATATGGTCACAACTGATTTGCTACCTGCTGCTCATTCCGGTAAAGATAAACGGACGCGAGAAACTTCACAAACGTACTTCTTATGTGTTTGTCCCAAACCATCAGGGTTCTTTCGATATTTTCCTGATTTACGGCTTCTTGGGCAGAAACTTCAAATGGATGATGAAGAAAAGCCTGCGAAAGATTCCGTTCGTAGGCAAAGCATGCGAAAGCGCGGGACATATCTTCGTAGACCGTTCCAGTCCTAAAAAAGTACTGGCCACCATGCGCCAGGCAGAGGCTTCCTTAAAGGATGGAGTATCATTGGTAGTATTCCCCGAAGGAGCACGCACATTCACCGGTCACATGGGATACTTCAAGAGAGGAGCCTTCCAATTGGCAGACGAACTGCAACTGGCGGTAGTGCCCGTTACCATCGATGGTTCGTTTGAGATACTTCCCCGCACGGGCAAGTGGATACACCGCCACCGCATGATACTGACTATTCATGAACCGATTGCCCCTAAGGGACAAGGAGTGGAGAACATCAAGGCAACTATGGCGGAAGCCTATACAGCAGTAGAAAGCAGCCTTCCGGAGAAGTTTAAAGGAATGGTTAAAAACGAAGATCAAGACCGTTGA
- a CDS encoding metallophosphoesterase, with amino-acid sequence MHRITLILILCLLLPDMYIYLVYIVKRTRNILWRSVYWLPTVVLVAIYMYYIYMTGDNALSRHPQGIGRLAVTVMLFAVPKTVFMLCSLFGILMRGISRLLSFIIFHTPFRNPRFPFVAHRLPYTLLGLILGIIGFANILYGAIAGITRFEVKNVEYRSPNIPKGFDGYRVLQLSDIHIGSWLGNPEAIRRLVTLVNEQQADLIVFTGDLVNQQSHELDGFKETLSLLHAPDGVYSILGNHDYGTYYRWHNRKEEAANLEYLIGQQKDMGWKMLNNEHCILYHKDDSIALIGVENDGEPPFSQFADLSKAMQGTEGMFRILLSHNPTHWRREVLPDSDIELTLSGHTHAMQMEIFGHSLSSLIYPEWSGMYYEGKRALYVNVGIGYVGLPFRFGAWPEVTVIKLVSEKE; translated from the coding sequence ATGCACCGAATAACTCTCATACTTATCTTATGCCTGCTTTTACCGGACATGTACATCTACTTGGTGTACATCGTAAAGAGAACACGTAACATACTTTGGCGCAGTGTGTATTGGCTTCCTACAGTTGTGCTGGTAGCTATATATATGTATTACATCTATATGACAGGTGACAATGCGCTTTCACGCCATCCGCAAGGCATCGGCAGGCTGGCAGTGACCGTAATGCTGTTTGCCGTCCCGAAGACGGTATTCATGCTTTGTTCGCTGTTTGGCATATTGATGCGGGGAATCAGCCGCCTTTTGTCATTCATCATTTTCCATACGCCGTTCAGGAATCCCCGTTTTCCTTTCGTTGCCCACCGGCTTCCTTACACACTTCTCGGATTGATATTGGGGATAATCGGTTTTGCCAATATCCTTTACGGAGCCATTGCCGGTATCACGCGCTTTGAGGTAAAGAATGTCGAATATCGCTCGCCCAACATTCCCAAAGGTTTTGACGGTTACCGCGTTCTTCAGCTATCGGATATACATATAGGCAGTTGGTTGGGAAATCCGGAAGCTATCCGGCGTCTGGTTACGCTGGTGAACGAACAGCAAGCGGACCTCATTGTCTTTACCGGTGATTTAGTCAATCAGCAAAGCCACGAACTGGACGGTTTCAAAGAGACACTTTCACTGCTTCATGCTCCCGACGGAGTATATTCTATCCTCGGCAATCACGATTACGGGACATATTACCGCTGGCATAACAGAAAAGAGGAAGCAGCCAACTTGGAGTATCTAATAGGACAGCAAAAAGATATGGGTTGGAAAATGCTGAATAACGAGCATTGCATCCTATATCATAAGGACGACAGCATAGCGCTGATAGGTGTTGAGAACGACGGCGAACCGCCTTTCTCACAATTCGCCGATTTATCCAAAGCCATGCAAGGCACGGAAGGCATGTTCCGTATACTGCTCAGCCATAACCCTACGCACTGGCGACGCGAAGTTTTGCCTGATTCGGATATAGAGTTAACCCTTTCCGGACATACGCACGCCATGCAGATGGAAATATTCGGACACTCGTTATCTTCTCTCATCTACCCTGAATGGAGCGGTATGTACTACGAAGGCAAACGCGCCCTGTATGTAAATGTCGGTATAGGATACGTAGGTCTGCCTTTCCGCTTCGGTGCATGGCCCGAAGTCACCGTCATAAAATTAGTTAGCGAGAAAGAGTGA
- a CDS encoding RNA polymerase sigma factor, translated as MENVEQEFLSVIREYERVIYKVCYLYTTPNATLNDLYQEVVLNIWKAFPKFRRECKISTWIYRIALNTCISFIRKEKNIPEIVTLTQEADRSEEDDETQAMLQQLYRMINRLGQLEKSIILLYLEEKSYEDISEITGLTVTNVATKLNRIKDKLKKMNKED; from the coding sequence ATGGAAAATGTAGAACAAGAGTTTCTGTCCGTCATACGGGAATATGAGCGCGTCATCTATAAGGTGTGTTACCTGTACACCACTCCGAACGCGACTCTTAATGACCTGTATCAGGAAGTAGTGCTCAATATATGGAAAGCGTTTCCTAAATTCAGAAGGGAATGTAAAATCTCGACGTGGATTTACCGTATCGCCTTGAATACCTGTATCAGCTTCATACGGAAAGAAAAGAACATTCCGGAGATTGTCACCCTCACCCAGGAAGCCGACCGCAGCGAAGAGGACGACGAAACGCAAGCCATGTTACAGCAACTCTACCGGATGATAAACCGGCTGGGACAGTTGGAGAAGTCTATCATCCTGCTTTATCTGGAAGAAAAAAGCTATGAAGATATTTCCGAGATTACCGGACTGACCGTAACCAACGTGGCCACCAAACTCAACCGTATTAAAGACAAACTAAAAAAGATGAATAAGGAGGATTAA
- a CDS encoding vitamin B12 dependent-methionine synthase activation domain-containing protein, with translation MPTINYKIHEVSPYINWIYFFHAWGFQPKFAAIANIHGCDSCRAMWLAAFPQEERSKAAEAMQLFKEAGRVLNRLDEKISVQCIYRLCSANAEGDNLIIEDTVFPLLRQQTPHPDGSPFLCLSDFIRPLSSGVPDTIGLFASSVSAESEGCYKDDPYKHLLVQTLTDRLAEAATEKMHEYVRKTVWGYAPDESLSIPDLLVEKYQGIRPAVGYPSLPDQSVNFILDELLDMKQIGITLTENGAMYPHASVCGLMFSHPQSRYFAVGKIGEDQLEDYACRRGKPIEEMRKFLAANLKS, from the coding sequence TTGCCAACTATCAATTATAAAATCCATGAAGTAAGCCCCTATATCAACTGGATTTATTTTTTCCATGCCTGGGGCTTTCAACCCAAGTTTGCAGCAATCGCCAACATTCACGGTTGCGATTCCTGCCGCGCCATGTGGCTTGCGGCTTTTCCGCAAGAAGAACGCTCCAAAGCCGCCGAGGCTATGCAATTGTTTAAGGAAGCCGGCAGAGTACTCAACCGGTTGGATGAGAAAATTTCGGTGCAATGTATTTACAGGCTATGCAGTGCCAATGCAGAGGGAGACAATCTCATCATCGAAGATACGGTGTTCCCTCTGCTCCGCCAGCAGACACCTCATCCGGATGGAAGTCCGTTTCTCTGCCTGAGCGATTTCATACGGCCTCTTTCATCCGGAGTGCCGGATACGATAGGGCTTTTTGCATCTTCCGTCAGTGCGGAGAGCGAAGGATGTTATAAAGACGATCCTTATAAGCATCTTCTCGTACAGACCCTGACAGACCGGCTTGCCGAAGCCGCAACAGAAAAGATGCACGAATATGTGCGCAAGACAGTCTGGGGATATGCTCCCGATGAATCGCTTTCCATTCCGGATTTGCTGGTTGAGAAATATCAGGGCATCCGTCCGGCAGTAGGCTATCCTTCCCTACCCGACCAATCCGTAAACTTTATATTGGACGAATTGCTGGATATGAAACAGATAGGCATTACGCTCACCGAAAACGGAGCCATGTATCCGCATGCTTCTGTCTGTGGTCTTATGTTTTCACATCCCCAGTCACGCTATTTCGCCGTAGGCAAGATTGGTGAAGACCAGTTGGAAGATTATGCCTGCCGGCGCGGTAAACCGATTGAGGAAATGCGAAAGTTCCTGGCAGCAAATTTAAAGAGTTAA
- a CDS encoding dihydroorotase yields the protein MKRTLIHNATIVNEGQSVQGSVVIENGRIAEVLTNWKPLSAPCEEVIDATGCYLLPGIIDDHVHFRDPGLTHKADILTESRAAAAGGVTSIMDMPNTNPLTVTLDALNAKLDLLNEKCIVNHSCYFGATNNNYTEFDKLDKHRVCGIKLFMGSSTGNMLVDKMNSLLNIFNGTDMLIAAHCEDQETIKNNIEKYKQKYKGADDIPVSAHPSIRSVPACYASSELAVRLAKIAGARLHILHVSTAKELQLFSDEPLANKNITAEACVAHLLFTLTHYNSLGARIKCNPAVKRKTDREALRTAVNSGLIDVIATDHAPHLLSEKEGGALKAMSGMPMIQFSLVSMLELVDEGVFSLETVVQKMCHAPARIYGICQRGYIREGYQADLVLVRSNSPWEVTTDKILSKCGWSPLEGHTFNWKVEKTFANGHLIYNGNTVNDSYRGEELRFDYPSAGA from the coding sequence ATGAAAAGAACACTGATACACAACGCTACGATTGTCAACGAAGGACAAAGCGTACAAGGCTCGGTAGTGATAGAAAACGGGCGCATCGCCGAAGTACTTACCAACTGGAAGCCTCTTTCCGCCCCTTGTGAAGAAGTGATTGATGCAACAGGCTGCTACCTGCTGCCCGGCATTATCGACGACCATGTGCATTTTCGTGATCCGGGTCTTACCCATAAGGCAGATATTCTGACAGAAAGCCGTGCAGCGGCTGCCGGCGGGGTGACTTCCATTATGGACATGCCCAATACCAATCCGCTGACCGTAACGTTGGATGCCTTGAATGCCAAACTCGACTTGCTGAATGAGAAGTGTATCGTCAACCATTCCTGCTACTTCGGAGCAACCAACAACAACTATACGGAATTTGACAAGCTGGACAAACACCGCGTTTGCGGCATCAAGCTGTTCATGGGCTCCAGTACCGGTAATATGCTGGTGGATAAAATGAACAGCCTGCTGAATATATTCAACGGTACGGATATGCTGATTGCCGCCCATTGCGAAGATCAGGAAACAATAAAAAACAATATCGAGAAATACAAGCAAAAATATAAAGGAGCGGATGACATTCCCGTCAGTGCCCACCCCAGTATCCGTTCCGTTCCGGCATGTTATGCCTCTTCCGAACTGGCTGTCCGTCTGGCAAAGATTGCCGGAGCGCGCCTGCACATCCTGCATGTTTCCACAGCCAAAGAACTGCAACTGTTCAGTGACGAACCTTTGGCAAACAAGAACATCACCGCTGAAGCATGTGTAGCGCATTTACTTTTTACGCTGACGCACTACAACAGTCTGGGCGCACGCATAAAGTGTAATCCTGCCGTTAAACGAAAAACAGACCGGGAAGCACTGCGGACCGCCGTCAACTCAGGACTGATTGACGTTATCGCCACCGACCACGCCCCTCACTTGTTGAGCGAGAAAGAGGGCGGGGCTTTGAAAGCAATGTCCGGTATGCCTATGATACAATTCTCCCTTGTCAGTATGTTAGAACTGGTGGACGAAGGAGTGTTCTCACTGGAAACGGTTGTTCAGAAAATGTGTCATGCACCTGCCCGGATATACGGTATTTGCCAGCGTGGATATATCCGTGAAGGCTATCAGGCGGATTTAGTGCTGGTACGCTCTAACTCTCCCTGGGAAGTCACTACCGACAAGATTCTGAGCAAATGCGGCTGGAGTCCTTTGGAAGGGCATACGTTCAACTGGAAAGTAGAAAAAACGTTTGCCAACGGACATCTTATTTACAACGGCAATACTGTGAACGATTCTTACCGCGGTGAAGAGCTGCGGTTTGATTATCCGTCAGCAGGAGCATAA
- a CDS encoding polyprenol monophosphomannose synthase, with product MNMQTSDSIVIIPTYNERENIENIIRAVFALEHGFHILVIEDGSPDGTATIVKDLQREFPDRLFMVERKGKLGLGTAYIAGFKWALQRDYQYIFEMDADFSHNPKDLPRLYRACTEEGADVAIGSRYVSGVNVVNWPMGRVLMSYFASKYVRFITGLPIHDTTAGFVCYRRKVLQTINLDGIRFKGYAFQIEMKFTAYKCGANVKEVPVIFINRELGTSKMNSSIFGEAVFGVIRLKWNSLFHKYPNLKN from the coding sequence ATGAATATGCAGACATCAGACAGTATTGTCATCATCCCCACCTACAATGAACGGGAAAATATCGAGAATATCATCCGTGCCGTTTTTGCCCTGGAACACGGATTCCACATACTTGTCATCGAAGACGGTTCTCCCGACGGCACAGCCACCATCGTAAAAGACTTGCAACGCGAGTTTCCCGACCGCCTGTTTATGGTGGAGCGTAAGGGAAAACTGGGACTGGGTACGGCCTACATAGCCGGATTCAAATGGGCTTTGCAACGCGACTACCAATATATATTCGAAATGGATGCCGATTTCAGCCATAACCCCAAAGACCTACCCCGCCTCTACCGGGCTTGTACCGAAGAGGGAGCGGATGTGGCCATCGGCTCGCGCTACGTCAGCGGCGTGAATGTGGTAAACTGGCCTATGGGACGTGTGCTGATGTCTTATTTCGCTTCCAAATATGTACGGTTTATCACGGGATTGCCCATACATGACACTACCGCCGGCTTTGTATGCTACCGCCGCAAGGTATTGCAAACCATCAATCTGGACGGCATCCGCTTCAAAGGGTATGCTTTCCAGATAGAAATGAAATTCACCGCTTACAAATGCGGAGCGAATGTAAAGGAAGTGCCGGTTATCTTCATCAACCGCGAACTGGGAACATCCAAGATGAACAGCAGTATTTTCGGAGAAGCCGTGTTCGGAGTTATCCGGCTGAAATGGAACAGCCTGTTCCATAAATATCCAAACTTAAAAAACTAA
- the mfd gene encoding transcription-repair coupling factor, translated as MIITELQQLYATHPNVEGMCKLLKDNSVRHLYCSGLCASAASLFSSVLVQQAECPFVFILGDLEEAGYFYHDLTQILGTGQVLFFPSSFRRAIKYGQKDAANEILRTEVLSRLQKGEEGLCVVTYPDALAEKVVSREELGDKTLKLHAGEKVDMDFVTEVLRSYGFEYVDYVYEPGQYAVRGSIIDVFSFSSEFPFRIDFFGDEVESIRTFEVESQLSKEKKEEIVIVPDLSRSLEQGGNGGMVSFLDFLRPDTLLAMRDFLWLRERIQVVHDESLTAQAIAACEAEENGAISLEGKLIDGGEFTLRALDFRRMEFGTKPTGMPDATVAFSTVAQPIFHKNFDLVAESFRDYLSRNYTLYICSDSLKQTDRIRAIFEDRGDNISFTPVERTLHEGFADDTLRLCIFTDHQLFDRFHKYNLKSDKARSGKVALSLKELNQFTPGDYVVHTDHGVGRFTGLVRIPNGDTTQEVMRLVYQNDDVVFVSIHSLHKVSKYKGKEGEAPRLNKLGTGAWEKLKDRTKTKIKDIARDLIKLYSQRREEKGFQYSPDSFLQRELEASFIYEDTPDQSKATADVKADMESARPMDRLVCGDVGFGKTEVAIRAAFKAVADNKQVAVLVPTTVLAYQHFQTFKERLKGLPCRVEYLSRARTAAQTKSVVKGLAGGEVNILIGTHRILGKDVKFKDLGLLIIDEEQKFGVSVKEKLRQLKVNVDTLTLTATPIPRTLQFSLMGARDLSVIQTPPPNRYPIQTEVHTFGDEIITDAINFEMSRNGQVFFVNNRISNLSELKAMIERNIPDCRVCIGHGQMEPAELEKIILDFVNYDYDVLLATTIIESGIDIPNANTIIINQAQNFGLSDLHQMRGRVGRSNKKAFCYLLAPPLSSLTLEAKRRLQAIENFSDLGSGIHIAMQDLDIRGAGNMLGAEQSGFIADLGYETYQKILSEAVRELKTDEFADLYADELKGDGTISGEQFVDECQVESDLELLLPAAYVTGSSERMLLYRELDGLTLDRDVDAFRARLEDRFGPVPPETEELLRIVPLRRLAARLGTEKVFLKGGRMTLFFVSNPDSPYYQSLAFGKVIAYMMKHTRRCDLREQNGKRSMVVKDVTTVEEAVSVLQEIVAMQVEE; from the coding sequence ATGATTATTACCGAACTACAACAATTATACGCCACCCACCCTAATGTAGAAGGCATGTGCAAGTTGCTAAAGGACAATTCCGTCCGTCATCTCTATTGCAGTGGTTTGTGCGCCTCTGCCGCTTCACTGTTTTCATCCGTGCTGGTGCAGCAGGCGGAATGTCCGTTTGTCTTTATCCTCGGCGATTTGGAAGAGGCGGGATATTTCTACCACGACCTGACACAGATTTTGGGAACCGGACAGGTGTTGTTTTTTCCTTCTTCTTTCCGCCGTGCCATAAAGTACGGCCAGAAAGATGCGGCTAACGAGATTCTCCGTACGGAAGTGCTGAGCCGTTTGCAAAAGGGAGAAGAAGGGCTTTGTGTAGTTACCTATCCGGATGCGTTGGCGGAAAAAGTTGTATCCCGTGAGGAACTGGGAGATAAAACCTTGAAGCTTCATGCCGGCGAAAAGGTGGATATGGACTTTGTTACGGAAGTGCTGCGCAGCTATGGGTTCGAGTATGTGGATTATGTGTACGAGCCGGGGCAGTATGCTGTGCGCGGCAGTATTATTGACGTCTTTTCCTTTTCGTCCGAGTTTCCTTTCCGTATCGATTTTTTTGGAGATGAGGTGGAGAGTATCCGTACTTTTGAAGTGGAAAGCCAGCTTTCCAAAGAGAAGAAAGAGGAGATTGTCATTGTTCCCGATTTGAGCCGTAGCTTGGAGCAAGGGGGGAATGGCGGAATGGTTTCTTTCTTGGATTTTCTGCGGCCGGATACCTTGCTGGCGATGCGTGATTTCCTTTGGTTGCGGGAGCGTATTCAGGTCGTCCACGATGAATCGCTTACTGCACAGGCTATTGCAGCCTGCGAAGCCGAAGAAAACGGTGCAATCTCTCTGGAAGGTAAGTTGATTGATGGAGGAGAGTTTACTTTGCGTGCCCTCGATTTCCGCCGCATGGAATTCGGTACGAAGCCCACCGGAATGCCGGATGCGACAGTTGCATTCAGCACCGTTGCACAGCCTATCTTCCATAAGAATTTCGACTTGGTGGCAGAAAGTTTCCGCGACTATCTTTCCCGCAACTATACCCTCTATATATGCAGCGACAGTCTGAAGCAGACCGACCGTATCCGCGCTATCTTTGAAGACCGGGGAGATAATATCTCCTTCACACCCGTTGAACGTACCCTGCATGAGGGTTTTGCCGACGATACGTTGCGTCTCTGCATCTTTACCGACCACCAGCTTTTCGACCGTTTCCATAAATACAACCTGAAAAGCGATAAAGCCCGCAGTGGCAAGGTGGCCCTGAGTCTGAAGGAGCTGAACCAGTTTACCCCCGGAGATTACGTGGTACATACCGACCACGGCGTGGGGCGTTTTACGGGATTGGTACGTATTCCCAACGGAGACACTACGCAGGAAGTAATGCGCCTGGTCTATCAGAATGACGATGTGGTCTTTGTCTCCATCCACTCTTTGCACAAGGTTTCCAAGTACAAAGGCAAAGAAGGTGAAGCTCCCCGTCTCAACAAATTGGGAACCGGTGCGTGGGAGAAACTGAAGGACCGTACCAAGACCAAGATTAAGGATATAGCCCGCGACCTGATAAAACTCTATTCGCAACGGCGCGAAGAGAAAGGCTTCCAATACAGTCCCGACAGTTTCCTGCAACGGGAGCTGGAAGCGTCTTTTATTTACGAGGATACCCCCGACCAGAGCAAGGCGACTGCCGACGTAAAGGCGGATATGGAAAGTGCCCGTCCCATGGACCGGCTGGTATGCGGCGATGTAGGATTCGGCAAGACCGAGGTTGCCATACGTGCCGCTTTCAAGGCGGTGGCGGACAACAAGCAGGTTGCCGTTCTCGTTCCCACCACTGTCCTTGCCTACCAGCATTTCCAGACTTTCAAGGAGCGTCTGAAAGGTTTGCCTTGCCGTGTGGAATATTTGAGTCGTGCCCGGACGGCGGCACAGACTAAATCCGTTGTCAAAGGTCTTGCGGGGGGGGAGGTGAATATCCTTATCGGTACGCACCGCATCTTGGGCAAGGATGTTAAGTTTAAAGACCTCGGCCTGCTGATTATCGATGAGGAACAGAAGTTCGGCGTTTCCGTCAAGGAGAAACTCCGCCAGTTGAAAGTAAACGTGGATACCCTGACCCTGACCGCCACTCCCATTCCCCGCACTTTGCAGTTCTCCCTGATGGGTGCGCGCGATTTAAGCGTTATTCAGACGCCGCCTCCCAACCGTTACCCCATTCAGACGGAGGTGCATACTTTCGGTGATGAGATTATCACTGATGCCATTAACTTCGAAATGAGCCGCAACGGACAGGTGTTCTTTGTAAACAACCGTATCTCCAATCTTTCGGAACTGAAAGCGATGATAGAGCGCAACATTCCCGATTGCCGTGTCTGTATCGGTCACGGACAGATGGAACCTGCCGAACTGGAGAAGATTATTCTCGATTTTGTCAACTATGATTATGACGTTTTGCTCGCCACCACCATTATCGAGAGCGGTATCGACATACCGAACGCCAATACCATCATCATCAACCAGGCACAGAATTTCGGTTTGAGCGACCTGCACCAGATGCGCGGCCGTGTGGGGCGCAGCAACAAAAAGGCTTTCTGCTACTTGCTTGCTCCCCCCTTGTCCTCGCTTACTCTAGAAGCCAAACGCCGCCTGCAGGCCATCGAGAACTTCTCCGATTTAGGTAGCGGTATCCACATTGCCATGCAGGACCTCGACATCCGCGGTGCGGGTAACATGCTCGGCGCGGAGCAAAGCGGTTTTATTGCCGATCTGGGCTACGAAACTTATCAGAAGATATTGTCCGAAGCCGTACGTGAGCTTAAGACAGACGAATTTGCCGACCTCTATGCTGATGAATTGAAAGGCGACGGTACTATCAGCGGCGAGCAGTTTGTTGACGAATGCCAGGTGGAAAGCGATCTCGAACTGTTGCTGCCCGCCGCTTACGTCACCGGTAGCAGTGAACGTATGCTGCTCTATCGCGAATTGGACGGATTGACGCTGGACAGAGACGTAGATGCTTTCCGTGCCCGTCTCGAAGACCGTTTCGGACCTGTTCCGCCCGAAACGGAGGAACTGCTCCGCATCGTTCCCCTACGCCGTCTTGCAGCGCGTCTGGGAACGGAAAAGGTGTTCCTTAAAGGCGGTCGCATGACGCTGTTCTTTGTTTCCAATCCGGACAGCCCTTACTATCAGAGCCTGGCTTTCGGCAAAGTCATCGCCTACATGATGAAACATACCCGCCGTTGCGACCTGCGTGAGCAGAACGGCAAGCGGAGCATGGTGGTGAAGGACGTCACTACCGTGGAAGAGGCTGTGTCGGTGTTACAGGAGATTGTGGCGATGCAGGTGGAAGAATGA
- a CDS encoding fimbrial protein: MRKSFILLTICALAGLWSCQSRIEDETPITYASDESEVEITVAADRTPRNVPSATPDENIIDNLDILLFDSNGKFICWRATFKINGKLRTTLPVGKDYDAYFLANCRSFIGEMLPDKATEKQYRQQADWEVFRKTLVDANPQRLLQENTAFTSLPMWGMLKKQDVNDRVINYWPLLSLTRSVASVDVYVANGIDYFILKDITLFHVPDKGFLGNVPANVTDGQALEASSPADMQTGLTLESDSYNSTDRSIANKLYLYDNDTENETADKKHTRLVIGAEYKGTKGYYPVDFEDTDANKLIKIIRNKKYVFNINSADGPGYADKETAASQPSVHINVNIIEWDMTEGQMGASGNYYLWTEKREAVLYRKANSAVTIGMKSNILSEAITMAFKTDLNGPATNIANGIRNNRFEALFVNDADGYPAGLKITALGDYDKNSAGTNSDTIVLLSGRIRLEIQIHLYNQGQNDWELDGDISTDLGE; the protein is encoded by the coding sequence ATGAGAAAATCATTTATACTATTAACAATATGCGCATTGGCGGGACTTTGGTCGTGTCAGTCAAGGATTGAAGACGAAACTCCCATTACGTACGCTTCGGACGAATCCGAAGTGGAAATTACTGTTGCAGCGGACAGAACGCCCCGCAATGTCCCGTCAGCCACTCCGGACGAAAACATCATCGATAATCTGGATATATTGCTTTTCGATTCCAACGGAAAGTTTATATGTTGGCGGGCGACTTTCAAGATAAACGGAAAGTTGCGGACGACTCTTCCCGTAGGCAAAGACTACGATGCCTATTTCTTGGCCAATTGCCGTAGCTTCATCGGGGAAATGCTTCCCGATAAAGCCACGGAAAAACAATACAGGCAGCAGGCGGATTGGGAAGTCTTTCGAAAAACCTTGGTTGATGCAAACCCTCAAAGGCTGCTCCAGGAAAATACAGCTTTTACCAGCCTGCCCATGTGGGGAATGCTGAAGAAGCAGGATGTAAACGACCGTGTAATCAATTATTGGCCGCTACTGAGCCTGACCCGTTCGGTCGCATCAGTAGATGTGTATGTAGCCAATGGCATCGACTATTTTATATTAAAAGACATCACCCTGTTTCATGTGCCCGACAAGGGCTTCTTAGGCAACGTCCCTGCTAATGTTACAGATGGGCAGGCTCTGGAAGCCTCTTCACCCGCAGATATGCAGACCGGCCTGACTTTGGAATCGGACAGCTACAACAGCACCGACCGTTCCATTGCCAACAAGCTTTATCTGTACGACAACGATACGGAGAACGAAACTGCAGACAAGAAGCATACCCGCCTCGTCATCGGAGCCGAATACAAAGGAACGAAAGGCTATTACCCCGTTGATTTTGAAGATACCGATGCAAACAAGCTCATCAAAATCATACGGAACAAGAAGTACGTATTCAATATCAATTCTGCCGACGGTCCGGGATATGCGGATAAGGAAACAGCCGCCAGCCAGCCTTCCGTCCATATCAATGTCAACATCATAGAATGGGACATGACGGAAGGACAGATGGGAGCAAGCGGCAATTACTACTTGTGGACGGAAAAGCGTGAAGCGGTATTATACCGCAAGGCAAACTCTGCTGTTACTATCGGCATGAAAAGCAATATCCTGTCAGAAGCTATTACCATGGCTTTTAAAACGGACCTAAACGGGCCTGCCACAAACATCGCAAACGGCATCCGCAACAACCGCTTCGAAGCCCTGTTTGTGAACGATGCCGACGGCTATCCTGCCGGACTGAAAATAACGGCTTTGGGAGACTACGATAAAAACTCCGCCGGTACCAACTCCGATACAATCGTGCTGCTTTCCGGACGAATCAGACTGGAAATACAAATACACCTGTATAATCAAGGGCAGAATGACTGGGAACTGGATGGCGACATCAGCACCGATTTAGGAGAATAA